One genomic segment of Zerene cesonia ecotype Mississippi chromosome 27, Zerene_cesonia_1.1, whole genome shotgun sequence includes these proteins:
- the LOC119837329 gene encoding LOW QUALITY PROTEIN: GPI mannosyltransferase 3 (The sequence of the model RefSeq protein was modified relative to this genomic sequence to represent the inferred CDS: substituted 1 base at 1 genomic stop codon) has translation MALAKGLRPLQVFFMILTVRLASIFLVQTWFVPDEYWQTLEVAHNHVFGYGALTWEWKKGIRSFLYPGIVSAIYAILKFTSLDYPEALILLPRIFQATLSAVADYRFYKWSGSRKWALFLILTSWFWFYTASRTLLQTVETVLVTIALSVFPFKAGKQGYYDKEDNRWVWLGVISVFIRPTSAPIWLVLGLYNLFTTNQGKWLILQKYLPISIIGGGSLVALDSYFYGELIVTPWEFFRYNVLYDVSSYYGTHPWYWYITEGLPVILGVSLPLVLWGIYTVLRRPKQNKIGVVLLIAVALHIAVHSYIPHKEVRFVLPLIPILLYIAQDVVVPWSRKAKNWQLYALAGLLVAGNALPSGYFGLVHQSAPLPAMALLRDVIPHNQIXRIEYLDSHLHINITARFLDCSPPPTGLACESDAFYTNPAQWWRREYAARQPPDFVLLFDVLRGRVEALLRGYQLVYQVPHSQFPDGEVGKSILIMERDTRRAVGAEDV, from the exons ATGGCTTTGGCAAAGGGCCTGAGGCCGCTCCAGGTCTTCTTCATGATATTAACAGTGAGGTTAGCGTCGATATTTCTGGTACAGACTTGGTTTGTTCCTGACGAATATTGGCAGACATTGGAAGTGGCCCACAATCATGTTTTTGGCTATGGAGCATTGACTTGGGAATGGAAAAAGGGAATTCGAAGTTTCCTTTACCCGGGCATTGTATCTGCAATCTATGCCATACTGAAATTCACCAGTCTTGATTACCCTGAAGCTCTG ATTTTACTTCCACGCATCTTTCAAGCTACACTGAGTGCGGTGGCTGACTACAGATTTTATAAATGGTCAGGAAGTAGGAAATGGGCTCTTTTCCTTATCTTAACTTCATGGTTTTGGTTCTACACAGCTAGTAGAACATTGCTACAGACAGTGGAAACAGTCCTAGTGACTATTGCCTTGTCTGTGTTCCCATTCAAAGCAGGAAAACAGGGATATTACGATAAAG agGATAACAGGTGGGTGTGGCTAGGAGTTATATCGGTGTTTATTCGCCCCACCTCAGCTCCAATATGGCTTGTTCTTGGATTATATAACCTTTTCACAACAAACCAAGGAAAATGGCTGATTTTACAGAAATATTTGCCAATCAG TATCATAGGTGGAGGAAGTCTTGTAGCATTGGACTCTTACTTCTATGGGGAGCTGATTGTAACTCCTTGGGAATTCTTTAGATACAATGTACTGTATGATGTTTCATCTTACTATGGAACCCATCCATG GTACTGGTACATAACAGAGGGTCTGCCTGTCATTCTCGGAGTCAGTCTGCCTCTTGTGCTGTGGGGAATCTACACAGTTCTCCGCAGAcccaaacaaaataaaattggagtTGTACTGCTGATTGCAGTGGCACTGCACATAGCAGTACATAG ctACATCCCACACAAGGAGGTGCGCTTTGTGCTGCCGCTCATACCAATACTGCTCTATATCGCGCAAGATGTTGTGGTGCCTTGGAGTCGGAAGGCCAAGAA CTGGCAGCTGTACGCGCTGGCGGGGCTGCTGGTAGCGGGCAACGCGCTGCCCAGCGGCTACTTCGGGCTGGTGCACCAGAGCGCGCCGCTGCCCGCCATGGCGCTGCTGCGGGACGTCATCCCGCACAACC aaatataacgtATCGAATATCTCGACAGCCACCTGCACATAAACATAACGGCCCGCTTCCTGGACTGCTCGCCGCCGCCCACGGGGCTGGCGTGCGAGTCGGACGCGTTCTACACCAACCCGGCGCAGTGGTGGCGGCGCGAGTACGCCGCGCGGCAGCCGCCCGACTTCGTGCTGCTGTTCGACGTGCTGCGCGGCCGCGTCGAGGCGCTGCTGCGCGGCTACCAGCTCGTGTACCAGGTGCCGCATTCGCAG TTCCCCGATGGCGAGGTGGGCAAGAGCATCCTGATAATGGAGCGCGACACGCGGCGCGCGGTGGGCGCGGAGGACGTATAA